A single Oleidesulfovibrio alaskensis DSM 16109 DNA region contains:
- the bioA gene encoding adenosylmethionine--8-amino-7-oxononanoate transaminase, with translation MNALQPDTERLRALDAAHVWHPFTQMATWHEDAPLIIEKARGNWLVDTDGNRYLDGVSSLWTNVHGHRHPHIDAAIRAQLDNVAHSTLLGLSSRPAIELAAMLARIAPQGLNRVFYSDSGSTAVEVALKIAYQYQKQRGPAGEGRSKFLCLRGAYHGDTVGAVSLGGIDLFHAVYGGLLFETVRAEAPYCYRCPFGRQKESCRHECFTHLEETATRHAPELAAMVIEPLVQGAAGQITHPDGYLAHARALCDRLGILLIADEVAVGFGKTGTMFACEQEKVAPDLLCLAKGISGGYLPLAATMVTDAVYEAFLGDHAQCRTFFHGHTYTGNALACAAGIASLQLFRTESTLERLQHIITIYDALLRQLETLPHVGDIRRRGIMTGIELVEDRATRRPYPFALRTAHKVVLAARRRGVIIRPLGDVLVLMPPLSITAQECGLLVEATAEAIQEVTGGPRV, from the coding sequence ATGAACGCACTTCAACCCGACACGGAACGGCTGCGCGCACTGGACGCGGCCCATGTATGGCACCCCTTCACCCAGATGGCGACGTGGCACGAAGACGCGCCGCTGATAATCGAAAAAGCCCGCGGCAACTGGCTGGTGGATACCGACGGCAACCGCTATCTGGACGGGGTTTCTTCGCTGTGGACCAACGTGCACGGCCACAGACACCCGCATATTGATGCGGCCATACGCGCCCAGCTGGACAACGTGGCACATTCCACGCTGCTGGGTCTATCGAGCCGCCCTGCCATTGAGCTTGCGGCCATGCTGGCCCGGATAGCCCCGCAGGGACTGAACCGCGTCTTCTATTCCGACAGCGGCTCCACTGCGGTGGAAGTGGCGCTGAAGATAGCCTACCAGTACCAGAAGCAACGCGGCCCCGCCGGAGAAGGTCGCAGCAAGTTTTTATGCCTGCGGGGAGCGTACCACGGCGACACCGTGGGGGCCGTTTCGCTGGGCGGCATAGACCTGTTTCATGCCGTGTACGGCGGGCTGCTGTTTGAAACCGTACGGGCCGAGGCACCGTACTGCTACCGGTGCCCCTTCGGCCGGCAGAAAGAATCATGCCGCCACGAGTGCTTCACCCATCTGGAAGAAACGGCCACACGCCACGCGCCGGAACTGGCCGCCATGGTCATAGAGCCGCTGGTTCAGGGTGCCGCCGGTCAGATAACACACCCCGACGGTTATCTGGCCCACGCCCGCGCCCTGTGCGACAGGCTCGGTATTCTGCTTATCGCCGACGAAGTGGCCGTGGGTTTCGGCAAAACCGGAACCATGTTTGCCTGCGAACAGGAAAAAGTGGCTCCCGACCTGCTGTGTCTGGCCAAAGGCATTTCCGGCGGATATCTGCCGCTGGCAGCCACCATGGTGACCGACGCCGTATACGAGGCTTTTTTGGGCGACCACGCGCAATGCCGCACGTTTTTCCACGGGCACACCTATACCGGTAATGCGCTGGCATGTGCCGCAGGCATAGCCAGCCTGCAGCTTTTCCGCACCGAAAGCACACTGGAGCGGCTGCAGCATATCATCACCATATACGATGCACTGCTGCGGCAGCTGGAAACACTGCCCCATGTGGGCGATATCCGCCGCAGGGGCATCATGACCGGCATAGAGCTGGTGGAAGACCGCGCCACACGCCGTCCGTATCCTTTTGCCCTGCGCACCGCGCACAAGGTGGTGCTGGCAGCACGCAGGAGAGGAGTTATCATCCGGCCGCTGGGCGACGTGCTGGTGCTCATGCCGCCCCTGAGCATCACCGCGCAGGAGTGCGGCCTGCTGGTCGAAGCCACGGCGGAAGCCATACAGGAAGTGACCGGAGGCCCCCGTGTCTGA
- a CDS encoding 3-hydroxyacyl-ACP dehydratase FabZ family protein, whose protein sequence is MSEKNMPEKTVSERDGESSDAPRDTAMSGAQKHPAEKMGRKSSAAVPAARTASVFCCFPADDPVYAEHFPGAPCVPGSLLMQAFIRAAEQMTGPAPDAGQWTFTGVRFRKFVPPGTHVCTVSAVTDGSGSAYRCTLLVDGVAAVTGTIQCA, encoded by the coding sequence GTGTCTGAAAAAAATATGCCTGAAAAAACTGTGTCTGAGCGGGACGGGGAAAGTTCGGACGCCCCCCGTGATACCGCCATGTCCGGCGCGCAAAAACACCCCGCAGAAAAAATGGGCCGGAAAAGCTCCGCGGCTGTTCCCGCCGCCCGTACCGCTTCCGTCTTCTGCTGTTTTCCTGCGGATGATCCTGTCTACGCAGAGCATTTTCCCGGTGCGCCCTGTGTGCCCGGCTCGCTGCTCATGCAGGCGTTTATCCGCGCCGCGGAACAGATGACCGGCCCTGCACCGGACGCGGGACAATGGACATTCACGGGGGTACGCTTCCGGAAGTTTGTGCCGCCCGGCACTCACGTCTGCACGGTCAGCGCAGTCACGGACGGCAGCGGCAGCGCATACCGGTGCACCCTGCTTGTGGACGGCGTCGCCGCCGTCACAGGAACCATACAATGCGCCTAA
- a CDS encoding SDR family oxidoreductase, translated as MRLSHTRGCVLVAGGGSALGTASATLLARAGVPLCLTAGSAEAAARIHNAFSAAHLSCPPVLIVRMEDTARADALPEQAAAAAGMPAAYLLDLMHTDHESLLASASPDTISAYIEANITWRARLVRAVSRHMLHRRCGRMVFVSSTAAALPAAGQGLYAAAKLAAEALYRSTGTELAARGITTCSLRLGYVAAGRGARYLKQHPDLLQRIPLQRAVDVHEAAGALAFLLSDEAAAINATAITMDGGLTACK; from the coding sequence ATGCGCCTAAGCCATACCCGCGGATGTGTACTGGTGGCGGGCGGCGGCAGCGCGCTGGGCACCGCTTCGGCCACGCTGCTGGCCCGTGCGGGCGTACCGCTGTGCCTGACGGCAGGCAGCGCAGAGGCAGCCGCCCGCATACACAACGCTTTCAGCGCAGCGCACCTATCCTGCCCGCCGGTACTCATCGTGCGCATGGAAGACACAGCCCGCGCCGATGCCCTGCCGGAACAGGCGGCAGCAGCCGCAGGCATGCCCGCGGCATATCTGCTGGACCTGATGCATACGGATCATGAAAGCCTGCTGGCATCGGCATCACCGGACACAATCAGCGCATACATAGAAGCCAATATAACATGGCGTGCCCGTCTGGTGCGTGCGGTCAGCCGCCATATGCTGCACCGCCGCTGCGGCCGCATGGTTTTTGTCTCGTCAACGGCTGCGGCGCTGCCCGCCGCCGGACAGGGACTGTATGCCGCGGCAAAACTGGCTGCCGAAGCCCTGTACCGCAGCACCGGTACAGAACTGGCCGCACGGGGCATCACAACATGCTCGCTGCGTCTCGGATATGTGGCTGCAGGGCGCGGAGCCCGCTATCTGAAGCAGCATCCGGACCTGCTGCAGCGCATTCCGCTGCAACGGGCGGTGGACGTGCACGAGGCTGCCGGAGCACTGGCGTTCCTTCTCAGCGACGAAGCCGCCGCCATCAACGCCACCGCCATCACCATGGACGGCGGTCTGACCGCCTGCAAATAA
- a CDS encoding acyl carrier protein — MTQQTAPCAVTERVIGIIAEVLDIPPHTITPETRVLRDLETESIDLLEFGVGLNAAFGIPVADDTVFLTSLRVHLEEARHADADPYKMMAGRYPHLSCDRVACILRTLDDGPVLSVQDIADYVLHALRAGQHEKAPSHAG; from the coding sequence ATGACTCAGCAGACCGCCCCCTGCGCCGTGACAGAACGGGTCATCGGCATCATCGCGGAAGTTCTCGATATTCCGCCGCACACCATCACTCCGGAAACCCGCGTATTACGCGATCTTGAAACCGAATCCATCGATCTGCTCGAATTCGGCGTGGGGCTCAATGCGGCATTCGGCATACCGGTCGCCGACGACACGGTGTTTCTCACCTCACTGCGCGTGCACCTTGAAGAAGCCCGGCATGCAGATGCTGACCCGTACAAAATGATGGCAGGACGGTATCCTCACCTGAGCTGCGACCGCGTGGCCTGCATACTCCGCACACTGGATGATGGGCCCGTGCTGAGCGTACAGGATATTGCGGATTACGTGCTGCACGCCCTGCGCGCCGGACAGCATGAAAAGGCTCCGAGCCATGCAGGCTGA